The Streptomyces sp. A2-16 sequence CGGGGTGATCGCCCTCGGCAAGGGCCAGCTGGTGTCGTAGGAGGCCGAGGTGACCGTCCGCGCCGTGACGCCCGCCGACGCGGACGACGTCCTCCGCCTGCTCCGTGGCTTCGCCACGAGCCACAGCCCCGAGCCGGGCCGCTTCACGACGGTCGACTTTCCCGCCGTCCTGGCCGCCGCCGCGGTCGGCAGGGCGGAGTTCCTGGCCGCCGAGGAGGGCGGGCGCGTGATCGGGTACGCCTACGCCGCCCGCGTGCCCACGCTGTTCGCCCGGGGCACGGTCCTCGAACTCCTGGAACTCACCGTCGGCACAGCGCTGCGCGGTCGCGGCGTCGGCTCGGGGCTCGTGCGCGCGGTGCTGGAGGCCGCAGGACGGGCCGGCGACGTGGAGGTGTGCGTGCCGACGCGCAGGGCCGCCGACTTCTACCGGCGACTGGGTTTCACCGAAACGGCCGCCTACCTCAAGTGGACGCCCGGCGGCTGAAGCCGGGTTGTCATGTCCCTGGACGGAAGCCCGAATCCGTGTTGTCATGCCAACTCCTGCCCATGACAACGTTGTTATGGAGGCTTCCATGCACCGCAGGCACCTCACCCGCCTCAGAGGCCGGCTGGCGTTGCTGTTCGCCGCCCTGCTGGGTCTC is a genomic window containing:
- a CDS encoding GNAT family N-acetyltransferase, translated to MTVRAVTPADADDVLRLLRGFATSHSPEPGRFTTVDFPAVLAAAAVGRAEFLAAEEGGRVIGYAYAARVPTLFARGTVLELLELTVGTALRGRGVGSGLVRAVLEAAGRAGDVEVCVPTRRAADFYRRLGFTETAAYLKWTPGG